From Caldicellulosiruptor hydrothermalis 108, a single genomic window includes:
- a CDS encoding glycoside hydrolase family protein, translating into MPRPPAPLFRDPIYDGAADPTIIYNHLEKSWWILYTNRRANQKLPGKAFMHGTDIGIAESKDGGRTWFYRGTIELQYGRGRNTFWAPEVIFYEGEYHMYVSFVPGVPQDWNAERYILYYKSKNLWDWEFVCKLELSSNKVIDACVFQMPDGTFRMWYKDEADHSYIYAAESNNLKDWKILGPALTDRPQEGPNVFWWKSKYWMITDPWCGLGVYSSEDATAWHRHENILDRPGKREDDGQIGHHADVLVIDDETAYIFYFTHPEGMEGTEEFWKDSKYWRTSLQVAKLEYVDGKVVCDRDKEFDFYLPDLF; encoded by the coding sequence GTGCCAAGACCACCAGCGCCTCTTTTTAGAGACCCAATCTATGACGGTGCGGCAGACCCCACCATCATATACAATCACCTTGAAAAAAGTTGGTGGATTTTGTATACAAACAGAAGAGCAAACCAAAAACTTCCTGGTAAGGCCTTCATGCATGGGACTGACATAGGCATTGCTGAATCAAAAGATGGTGGCAGAACTTGGTTTTACAGAGGAACTATAGAACTTCAATATGGCAGGGGCAGAAACACCTTCTGGGCACCTGAGGTGATATTCTATGAAGGGGAATACCATATGTATGTGAGCTTTGTACCTGGTGTTCCACAGGATTGGAATGCAGAGAGATACATTTTGTACTACAAAAGCAAGAATCTGTGGGACTGGGAGTTTGTCTGCAAACTTGAACTGTCTTCAAATAAGGTTATCGATGCATGCGTTTTCCAGATGCCAGATGGGACTTTTAGGATGTGGTACAAGGATGAAGCAGACCATTCATACATATATGCAGCAGAGAGTAACAATCTAAAAGATTGGAAGATTTTGGGCCCAGCTTTAACTGACAGACCTCAAGAGGGGCCAAACGTCTTTTGGTGGAAGAGCAAGTACTGGATGATAACAGACCCGTGGTGTGGACTGGGAGTTTATTCTTCAGAAGATGCAACTGCTTGGCACAGACATGAAAATATCTTAGACAGGCCAGGAAAAAGGGAAGATGACGGGCAAATAGGACATCATGCTGATGTTCTTGTAATAGATGATGAGACGGCTTATATATTTTACTTTACGCATCCTGAGGGAATGGAAGGTACAGAGGAGTTTTGGAAAGACAGTAAATATTGGAGAACATCTCTTCAGGTTGCAAAGCTTGAATATGTGGATGGCAAAGTAGTGTGTGACAGGGATAAAGAATTCGATTTTTATCTTCCGGATTTATTTTAG
- a CDS encoding AAA family ATPase gives MEIASVAKKIIQNISKVIVGKDVQIELVITSLFAGGHVLLEDVPGTGKTMLSKALAKSIDCSFKRIQFTPDLLPSDLTGIYYFNMKMQEFEFRPGPIFTNILLADEINRATPRTQSSLLECMEERQVTIDGITHKLEDPFFVIATQNPIEIQGTYPLPEAQLDRFLIKLSLGYTNKEETIQMLTRFREKNPLDSIEPVVAKDEVIKIQEKIKEVYVNEDILSYIYEICQSTREHEMVQLPASNRSFIALMRASQSLAAVRGYDFVLPDFVKYLAPFVLSHRILLKNQYIIKNAKSSDVINEILEKVPVPSENFAF, from the coding sequence ATGGAGATAGCAAGTGTAGCAAAAAAAATTATTCAAAATATATCAAAAGTAATTGTTGGAAAAGATGTACAGATTGAGCTTGTAATAACATCTCTCTTTGCAGGTGGGCATGTTCTTTTAGAGGACGTCCCGGGCACAGGAAAAACAATGCTATCAAAGGCTCTTGCAAAATCTATAGATTGCAGTTTCAAAAGAATTCAGTTCACACCAGACCTTCTGCCATCAGATCTGACAGGTATATACTACTTCAACATGAAAATGCAAGAGTTTGAGTTCAGACCAGGTCCAATTTTCACAAATATACTGCTGGCTGATGAAATAAACAGGGCAACTCCGAGAACACAGTCAAGTCTTCTTGAATGCATGGAAGAAAGACAGGTGACAATTGACGGTATCACACATAAGTTAGAAGACCCATTTTTTGTTATTGCTACTCAAAACCCCATTGAAATCCAGGGAACATATCCTCTCCCTGAGGCGCAGCTTGACAGGTTTTTGATAAAGCTCAGTTTAGGATACACAAACAAAGAAGAGACTATCCAGATGCTCACAAGGTTCAGAGAAAAAAATCCTCTCGATAGTATTGAACCTGTGGTAGCCAAGGATGAGGTAATAAAGATTCAGGAAAAGATAAAAGAGGTGTATGTAAACGAAGATATTCTATCTTATATATACGAAATTTGTCAAAGCACAAGAGAACACGAAATGGTTCAGCTTCCTGCAAGTAACAGAAGCTTCATTGCTCTTATGCGTGCATCGCAAAGCCTTGCTGCTGTCCGAGGCTACGATTTTGTTCTTCCTGATTTTGTCAAGTACTTAGCTCCTTTTGTCCTCAGCCACAGGATACTTCTCAAAAATCAATATATAATCAAAAATGCAAAGTCGTCAGATGTGATAAACGAGATACTTGAAAAGGTACCAGTACCAAGTGAGAATTTTGCTTTTTGA
- a CDS encoding VOC family protein, giving the protein MANERLGTDVIVQIGIIVKDIEKTAKDFAEFFGVDMPQIIVTEEYDKSHTQYKGKPTNARAKLAFFRNFKNVEIELIEPDENPSTWREFLETHGEGIHHIGVFVKNMDEKIENLKKEGIEVVQKGDYTGGRYAYMDSTDKLKFILELLENF; this is encoded by the coding sequence GTGGCAAACGAAAGATTAGGTACAGACGTTATTGTACAAATAGGGATAATTGTGAAGGATATAGAAAAGACAGCAAAAGATTTTGCTGAATTTTTTGGTGTTGACATGCCCCAGATAATTGTAACTGAAGAGTATGACAAAAGTCATACACAGTACAAAGGAAAGCCTACAAATGCCAGAGCAAAGCTCGCATTTTTTAGAAATTTCAAGAACGTAGAGATTGAGTTAATTGAACCAGACGAAAATCCTTCTACATGGAGAGAATTTTTAGAAACTCACGGTGAGGGTATTCACCATATAGGTGTATTTGTAAAGAACATGGATGAGAAGATTGAAAATCTTAAAAAAGAAGGAATTGAGGTTGTTCAAAAAGGGGATTACACAGGTGGAAGATATGCCTACATGGATAGCACAGATAAGCTCAAATTCATCTTAGAGCTTTTAGAGAACTTTTAA
- a CDS encoding ThuA domain-containing protein, producing MKRILALVGDFYHSHDNLLKALKQATNAALDNCEIIDASIENFEEFLSQNPDAIVISAENRVNPQDEIVKCWMTEQVEKRIKEYVESGGRLFVWHSGLASYPEEGEFCKLVKGYFKFHPDKHKLVRYHSLHEATLDGKKFDFEIMDEHYFVFCDKDNTNIYLYSESEDGSSIAGWWHNFGKGKVVALTPAHREDGLLDNNFQELLKAVLTILFK from the coding sequence ATGAAAAGAATCTTAGCTTTGGTTGGAGATTTTTACCACAGTCATGACAACCTGCTCAAAGCCTTAAAGCAAGCCACAAATGCTGCTTTAGATAACTGCGAGATAATAGATGCATCTATTGAAAACTTTGAGGAGTTTCTTTCTCAAAACCCGGATGCAATTGTAATCTCTGCAGAGAACAGGGTAAATCCACAAGACGAAATTGTAAAGTGCTGGATGACAGAGCAGGTGGAAAAGAGAATAAAAGAGTATGTCGAAAGCGGAGGAAGGCTTTTTGTATGGCACTCAGGGCTTGCCTCATACCCTGAAGAAGGAGAGTTTTGCAAACTTGTAAAAGGATATTTTAAGTTTCATCCAGATAAGCACAAGCTTGTGAGATATCATTCTTTACATGAAGCTACTCTTGATGGCAAAAAATTTGATTTTGAAATTATGGATGAACACTATTTTGTTTTTTGCGACAAAGACAATACCAATATCTATCTTTACTCTGAATCAGAGGACGGCAGTTCAATTGCAGGATGGTGGCACAATTTTGGCAAGGGCAAAGTGGTTGCATTAACTCCTGCTCACAGAGAAGATGGGCTTTTAGATAATAACTTCCAGGAACTTCTCAAAGCAGTTTTGACCATTCTTTTCAAGTAG
- a CDS encoding AGE family epimerase/isomerase, producing MDITRFKEDLKAHLEEKIIPFWQGLKDNEFGGYYGYMDFNLNVNREAQKGCILNSRILWFFSACYNVLKNEKCKELAFHAFEFLKNKFWDKEYEGLFWNVSHKGVPVDVTKHVYVQAFGIYGLSEYHEASGDKEALHLAKRLFEILETKCKRENGYTEQFERNWQEKENRFLSENGVIASKTMNTHLHVLESYTNLYRVLRTEDVYEVLEWIVRLFVDKIYKKGTGHFKVFCDDNWNELIRMVSYGHDIEASWLLDEAAKYLKDEKLKKQVEKLSLEVAEVSLQEAFDGQSLINEKVEDRVDRSKIWWVEAETVVGFFNAYQKTKEEKYLDAAIKTWEFIKEYLVDKRKNSEWLWKVDENLEALDMPIVEQWKCPYHNGRMCLEIIKRVD from the coding sequence ATGGATATTACAAGGTTTAAGGAAGATTTAAAAGCTCATCTTGAAGAAAAGATAATACCATTTTGGCAAGGTTTAAAAGATAATGAATTTGGCGGCTACTATGGATACATGGACTTTAATCTCAATGTTAACAGGGAAGCTCAAAAAGGTTGCATTTTGAACTCGAGGATATTGTGGTTTTTCTCAGCATGTTACAATGTGCTGAAAAATGAAAAGTGCAAAGAGCTGGCTTTTCATGCGTTTGAATTTTTAAAAAACAAGTTTTGGGACAAAGAGTATGAAGGACTTTTCTGGAATGTATCCCACAAAGGTGTGCCCGTTGATGTGACAAAACATGTTTATGTTCAGGCTTTTGGCATATACGGACTTTCGGAGTACCATGAAGCATCTGGTGACAAAGAAGCTCTTCATTTGGCAAAGAGGCTTTTCGAGATTTTAGAGACAAAATGCAAAAGGGAAAATGGATACACAGAACAGTTTGAGAGAAACTGGCAAGAAAAAGAAAACAGGTTTTTGAGCGAAAATGGAGTAATTGCCTCAAAGACAATGAATACGCATCTTCATGTACTGGAGAGCTACACAAACCTCTACAGGGTTTTGAGAACTGAAGATGTGTATGAGGTTCTTGAATGGATTGTAAGACTCTTTGTTGACAAGATTTACAAAAAAGGAACAGGTCACTTCAAGGTATTCTGCGATGATAACTGGAACGAACTCATAAGAATGGTATCATATGGACATGATATTGAGGCAAGCTGGCTTTTGGACGAAGCTGCCAAGTATCTAAAAGATGAGAAGTTAAAGAAGCAGGTTGAAAAGCTTTCGCTGGAGGTTGCAGAAGTATCTTTACAAGAAGCCTTTGATGGGCAAAGCCTTATAAATGAAAAGGTAGAGGACAGAGTTGACAGAAGCAAAATCTGGTGGGTTGAAGCAGAGACGGTAGTTGGATTTTTCAATGCATATCAAAAGACAAAAGAGGAAAAATATTTAGATGCAGCCATCAAGACATGGGAGTTCATAAAAGAGTATCTTGTTGACAAAAGAAAAAACTCTGAGTGGCTGTGGAAGGTAGATGAGAATTTAGAAGCTTTGGATATGCCAATTGTTGAGCAATGGAAGTGTCCATATCACAATGGCAGAATGTGTTTGGAGATAATAAAAAGGGTTGACTAA
- a CDS encoding substrate-binding domain-containing protein: protein MGKRVTMKDIAEKLGVSKVTVSKALKDSPDISSSLKEKIIKTAQEMGYIYNAKGRMLRENLTYSIGVISSEKYYGKDDYFYIDLYKHLSNSLEKLGFTTTFNIISQSDENELSVPNALLEQKVDGVVILGQMSLDYIQKILSYNYPTVFLDFYCDKFNVDCVITDNFYATYEITNMLIEQGHTKIGFVGNIYATSSIQDRFLGFYKALLENKIDLNKDWIIKDRDDNNNFIDIVLPKNLPTAFVCNCDKTAYLTIEKLKSSGYKVPDDVSVVGFDDSLHAVLSQPKITTVRVNLEEMGRRTAKMMVEKIKQGEKHYGKMLIKGRIIIRESVKALK, encoded by the coding sequence ATGGGCAAGAGAGTTACCATGAAAGATATTGCCGAAAAGCTTGGTGTTTCAAAGGTAACAGTGTCAAAGGCGCTCAAAGACAGCCCCGATATTAGTTCATCCCTGAAAGAAAAAATCATTAAGACTGCCCAGGAGATGGGTTACATCTACAACGCAAAGGGAAGGATGCTAAGAGAGAACTTGACATATTCCATCGGTGTGATATCTTCAGAAAAGTATTATGGCAAAGACGACTATTTCTATATAGACCTTTACAAGCATCTTTCAAACAGTTTAGAGAAGCTTGGCTTTACAACAACCTTTAACATTATAAGCCAGTCAGATGAAAATGAACTATCTGTCCCCAACGCGCTTTTGGAACAGAAGGTAGACGGTGTTGTTATTTTGGGTCAGATGAGTCTTGACTATATTCAAAAGATTTTAAGTTACAATTACCCGACAGTGTTTTTAGACTTTTACTGTGACAAGTTTAACGTTGACTGTGTCATCACAGACAACTTTTACGCAACATACGAGATAACCAACATGCTAATAGAGCAGGGTCACACCAAAATTGGGTTTGTAGGGAACATCTACGCAACAAGCAGTATCCAGGACAGGTTCCTGGGCTTTTACAAGGCGCTTTTGGAGAACAAGATAGATCTCAACAAGGACTGGATAATAAAAGACAGGGATGACAACAACAATTTCATAGATATTGTATTGCCCAAAAACCTTCCAACGGCATTTGTTTGCAACTGTGACAAGACTGCCTATCTTACAATAGAAAAGCTCAAATCAAGTGGGTACAAGGTGCCAGATGATGTATCAGTTGTTGGGTTTGATGATAGTCTCCATGCAGTGCTCTCACAGCCCAAAATTACTACAGTCCGTGTGAATTTGGAAGAGATGGGCAGAAGAACAGCCAAGATGATGGTTGAAAAGATAAAGCAGGGTGAGAAGCATTATGGCAAAATGCTCATAAAAGGCAGGATTATCATAAGAGAGTCGGTCAAGGCTTTAAAATAA
- a CDS encoding glycoside hydrolase family 130 protein — protein MDVKIIGQSLPNMPWEERPKDCKDIVWRSKHNPIIKRNQAKDANSIFNSAVVPFKDGFAGVFRVDDRARRMNIRRGFSKDGYNWEIDDEPIDFIQQTRDPLVSEYKYDPRVTFIEDRYYITWCNGYHGPTIGVGYTFDFEKFYQIENAFLPYNRNGVLFPRKINGKYAMLSRPSDTGHTAFGDIFYSESPDMIHWGCHRHVMSAGYTPWQSLKIGAGPTPIETSEGWLLIYHGVLLSCNGYVYSFGAALLDLEKPWIVKARSKSYLLSPQEYYECVGDVPNVAFPCATLCDASTGRLAIYYGGADTVVNLAFAYVQDIIDLLKRESQE, from the coding sequence ATGGATGTTAAAATTATAGGGCAATCACTTCCAAACATGCCTTGGGAAGAAAGACCAAAAGACTGCAAGGACATTGTATGGAGGTCTAAACACAACCCAATTATCAAGAGAAACCAGGCAAAAGATGCAAACAGCATCTTCAACAGCGCAGTGGTTCCGTTCAAAGATGGGTTTGCAGGTGTTTTCAGGGTAGATGACAGGGCAAGAAGAATGAACATCAGACGTGGTTTTAGCAAGGATGGTTATAACTGGGAAATTGATGATGAGCCAATAGATTTCATCCAGCAAACAAGAGACCCGCTTGTAAGTGAGTACAAGTACGACCCACGAGTAACTTTCATAGAGGATAGATACTATATCACATGGTGTAATGGCTATCACGGACCGACAATTGGTGTGGGCTATACATTCGACTTTGAAAAATTCTATCAGATTGAAAATGCATTTTTGCCATACAACAGAAACGGTGTACTTTTCCCAAGAAAGATAAACGGCAAATACGCTATGCTTTCCCGCCCATCAGATACGGGGCACACAGCTTTTGGTGACATATTCTACAGCGAAAGCCCTGATATGATTCACTGGGGCTGCCACAGACATGTAATGTCAGCAGGCTACACACCTTGGCAGTCGCTCAAGATTGGTGCAGGGCCAACACCAATTGAAACAAGCGAAGGGTGGCTTTTGATTTATCACGGAGTGCTACTTTCTTGCAACGGGTATGTGTACAGCTTTGGTGCAGCACTTTTGGACTTAGAAAAACCATGGATTGTAAAGGCAAGGTCAAAATCTTATCTTCTTTCACCACAAGAGTATTATGAATGTGTTGGCGATGTTCCAAATGTAGCATTTCCATGCGCAACACTTTGCGACGCTAGCACAGGAAGGCTTGCAATATACTATGGCGGTGCTGACACTGTTGTAAACCTTGCTTTTGCTTATGTTCAGGATATAATTGACCTTCTCAAAAGAGAGAGCCAGGAATAA